The DNA region CAAAACTCAATTTaaagtatataaaagaataagtaataATACTTAATTCGAGAACTACCACTTGATTTTATGTCGTTTTCTTCCCGAGTATTTGGTGTCATTCCGCACTTGACTGGAGTATAAATAACAACCAAACATTCCACGTCGCCTCAAACGTTCTTTTCGTTTAAGAAGTCGTTGCCTGTGAGTTAACTTGTCTACTTTTTGAGTCGATTTACACTTTCTAGACTCAAACAAGGCATAATTCTCAGCATCCCCACATTCTTTATTCAACACTCCCGGATTAAACACCCCACCACAACACAAAACGAGATATTCCCTAAAATAACCATAAAAATCAAACTTTCTTGCTTTCTTACTTTCTGGAAAATCTACGACAAATCCACCATTAAACCCAGCCCTCAGAGCTTGCCGTGTAATCAACGACCTCTAAACATGTTTTGACAAACCACCAACTTGGTCATCCGACTCAGGATACAATTGAAACACAGCACGTGCTCCAGGCTGGAGTGAATCATATACAGTAGAGAATAGACTGTAGAGTCTTTTGATAGCATTTTGTGCCCTATACTCCACATAACACAACCACTGTAGAGCAGAGACACTACAATGGTGATTAATCATTCATATTGCCTGATACATCCATCAAAGCATGCCCCACGGAAGGGTACCCCTGTCCCCATGTCTGCTAGAACAAGGTCTCCTTCAACTTGTCTATTTTTGGCCACATCTAAGGGTTGGGATTGGGGTTAACTTAGCATGTTTGGACTTATATCTACTCCTATCCAATCGTGTCCTACTTCCTCCAGGCATTCCCCACTGAGACCTGAGCCACAACTGTTAAATATTAGTTTTGGGATTGCCCAATGTCGAGGACTAGTCCTCTGTATTCTTCTGGCAGTTCTAAAAGCTCGATTGCTCGTAGAGACATTTCTCTTTGGATTTGAATTATTCTCGTGCTATAGGGGTTGAAATTAGACATATACTTTTCAGTATATTTTCGAGCTTCTTGGTCATTGTAGTACTattttttgttataaaaatgcAGGATTTTACTTGTTCTGGAGGGCCGGTATTCTCTGGCCTACGTGGATTGGGCATTCACGtggattatttttaatttactaaatataatttatttaataattttatttaaaacttaatttaattttaaaatttcagtgaCCAATTTAACAGAAGAACTTCTAGTTGGAAGTCACTTTGTAAAAtgtgattttaaaatttttggtaaaaaatagattttaatattaaatcagattttttaatattaatcttCAAATCGTCCTCTGAATCGTTTTCGTGTATCTATCGAAGCGTGCCGACATAGGTAATAGCTTCTCAAAATATTTCGACAGTGTTCGGGTATATCTTGACCTTTTAGGTGGTTGAAGCAATATTCAATGGTCTTGCCATGTTTTCTCATACAATCTGATTTTTCGATACAAGTTTTTAGTTCTTCAGCGAATCGGTGGCATGCATATTTTTTATAACCACTTTGGTCATCCATtactaaaaaattcaaaataaataacaatttattaagtgtaaatttatacatacaaatagattaattattttttacagTTTGTTTATACAAAATGTAATATTCATAACTGTAATGACGAATGTGATTCAATAATACTGGAAAAAAGGCTATGCTAAATCTCACTAACAAGAAGGCAAACAAATACCTACTTCCAATAAAGGTTCGACTTCTATTAAGCTCAATatcctttttttaatataagataaTTATATTTGCAAAAATCTGACAAAGCTATAGTAAATTGGAGACATTCCTGGACTTTAAAAACTTGAAAATAAATCACAAGTTACAATTTATCATATTATTCTGTTTTTTGTGGTAGATTTTAAATAAATTGACAAAATCATTAAACTCTACTATATTTTTTCAGACGCGATAGTTCTCGAACCATAATCGCAATGAAAACTGCTTATAATGTTTACGGAATGTTTCAACTTGTGCAACTTGGTCGACactgctttaattttttttttttttacctattcaAACTAATTATTGAAATAAGTTAGTCAATGATTAAAAGGCACTTGCGGTTGCACGCATGATGGAGTGTGCATTGCCGCGAACGACAGCTATTCCAATTTGTTGGAATAACCATGACACTTCTCGAGGCTCCCCACGTCGCCTAGCAACTTTTCCTCCGACTTCTCTGATGAAAGAAGTCGTAAGAGGGCCGGTTACCCCAGAGGGCTGCTTTAATTGAACTGGAATAATTGGTTATTtttgtttcagattttttttctgATTGAATTTGGTCTTAAAATACCTTCAAAAGATTAtagttatttaatttcattgtttcGTACATTTTCTCTAACAAATTTTCTCCAAATTCATTTCTTACATAATTCAAATAGTCTAAAATAGCTATATTACTTTTTTTGAAATTGTGAACTAGATTATTAATTTCCTCGACTGATATGTCATCGGCAGATCTGCTCATTCAACAACCATGACTTTTAAAAAATCTCAAATTGGCGATCAAATCTGGTTATTGTTTAAAGACGTCGATGAATTTATTAACCCAATAATTGACTACGTAATCAAAAAGAAAATCCTGGATCCAACTCTTTTTTGTATTTCAACTCCAAACTTACCTAGTACGGGTCAGGTGTTTTGAAGAAACTAAGCCTGATCACCGCCCCGGTCACTTTTTAAGTTTGGTGGCGTTCTACCGAAGAAACTTGTCAGTTTTTAGTCGAGTTCAAGTAACGGGATTTGAAGAAAATTCGTGAAACTTATTCAGGAAACAAAGCAATCTTCCGTatgattttatgaaataaaaaactaCTCAAAGATTTGGAAGATTCGCTTTTACAAGAGTCAAAACTTTGAAAAAACGTGAAGGTCTCTGCTTCTTTTGACGTGTTCCAATTCTCGCAAAAAATAAGTGTACCCGACTCCAAAACCCTGGAAAATATAATCAATTGCCTAATCAGCACGGATGAACTGGCCCACTATTTTTGGTTTAATCTTATGGACAGGTGGCGACGGACTATTGTGGAAAAATGTGttcacataaatgtacacatgctAGCATCGTCGCCAAAAAAATGTCGACGCAGGAGGTATCCAAAACCAGGGACTTGCCTTCCCTGAAATGAAAGGTCGTCATCCCGTCGGACGCTTGTCGTCGGTCCGGAAAAGCCCGACTGGCTCTAGAGTGGAAACCATTTGACTCTAAAGCCCTAGACTTTTctattatgtatttaaaaaacagaaaacaagaaatattttaagaGTTAAAACCATTTTAAACCAAAAAAATCAGCTATTTTCTTTTGCTAAAATTTTGGATACCTTTTAAGATAATCATTGCCAAATTTAAATTGGAGACATCGAATCTGTTTAAGTTGACACAATTcgtcataaataaataatgaaatgatttcATGAATGGAATTGTTGTCTTTAATGATCAATGACATGTTAAAAATTTGTAATTGGGGAATTTTAAATAGATGGAGACCggaaagaaaaacagataccATGATAATAGGCATTAGTAGAGAATAGTTACCAGAACTAGATATTCACATAGAAAAAATCCTGCTATGAATTTATATCGGTTTTGGGAaacaatatttgttaaaattgctgtttactcgaaattttatataaaacagcCAGTGAAAATACTTTTCGAAAACtcattttttgattttgtttcttagAGTAGACGACTGTCATTTCAATTCCGTTCGCAAATGGAGTTGTGCTGACTACCGACAAAAAGATTGGTGTTAAAGTCGTGATCATATTAGAGTTTGAACTAGGGTTGTTGTATGACTTAGATCTACAGCTAGGGTTAGAATCAGAGTTAAAATGAGAGTTTGTGTTATGATTTAGGTTCAGATTGATGTTAGGATTTAGGGTTGAAGTATGTTTAGGGTTTGGTTTTGCATTTAGATTAAAACCTAAGTTTCTGTTAGGGTCAAAGTTAGGGCTTTTCTCGTATAGAAATTAATTTAAGATTATTAAACATCAGAAACAATGGATAGCGCAGGTAAATATTTTTAAGGCAAAAAAGGCGGTGATCTGCTcacaataattaaaaacaatttgaaatatatagGAATCTTCTTGGAAGTAAGGTATCTTATCGGAGCCGTTGAAATTTCTGAAATAATCGGGATTTTGCTTGATGCAACAAAGTGAAGATTTCACTCTCTGGCTCCTATCCATATGTACATTCCCCCCTGCTTTTACCCGAAGAGCTATATCTTACCAAATTTTTTCAAACTATAGCATGCATCGGTATGCAAGGACCTAAATGCAAAGCCCCATTTATGCTTGTCAACTCAGTCGGCTGATATGAAAAGGAAAGTTTTACTTTCTCGAATAGATTTTTTTAACAATTCGGAATGCAGACTACGTCATAGGATCTAACACTTTGCTCTTCATTTCTATCATCTATTACTAATTGGTCAGTCTTCAAAATTTCCAAGAGAATTCCgtattttgatttgtatttttctATAATGCGTTTTTGTGAAAATTTACATTGAATAAAACAAAGTTTTATTTATTAGATTAATAATGTTTAGTATATCCTCACATTATCTGAACCAATTTGTTGATAACCTTTAACTCTCCACTCAGATGAGGATATTCCTTCATTAAGGAGTCGGACAGTGAAATTAACTTATCCCGCCGCTCAAGCTGACGTGAATTATATAAAACATACCTCTTGGTTGTATTCTTGGTCTAAATCATCTTCGGTTTTATTGCTTCTTTTATATGTTCCTGACAAAATACTTTCAAAATGCTTTCCGCGCTGTTGTAGACGAATCAGAGCATGACTTATCTTAtctaataaaacaaattttgaaaaaacataagatttttcttttaatagttCGTTGCATTCATTGGACGCTATTTTGCTGGATTCGATTATATTATCCAATTCTTTTCTGTCAAGTTTGCCTCTAATTCTCTCAATGTTCTCATCGAGTTGAATTTCGTCGTTCTCAATATTTTTCAACTCCTATCCATATAAGAACAAATTCTACTTGTTTCACGTCCtttatgtttctttttagttCATTAATTCTGTTCACTGTTGCTTTGGCACTTAATTTGTCTCGAAATGCAATTTCTCCCTTTAAACATATAGTTTCTCTcctaaaaatgtttaattttttattcaaCCTTGAAACAGCTTTCTCAGTTTCTTGGATAAGAAGTTCCTGTTCCCTCTTCAACTTGGCTAGGCCGACTTCCATTCGATGAATCTCGCATTTCATGGCTTTGATTTCTCCGTGGTCGACATCTTCTTTGACGGTCTCCTTGCTTTCTTTTGtcagtttatttttcttctcccacaacaatatttcttttctactcttatgaaaaaaacacaaatgaaCTCGGATTCCactaaattttggaaaatttgttCTTTAGCGGTGTTTATTGACGATAATTTAGTTTCCATTTGGATAGCCTCACTTTGAGACTCCTGCATTTAACAGAATGACTAAACTACctttaattttttgataaaatcTTTTTCCTGAAGGATTGTGTCATTAAATAGTTCCTCTTCTTTTGCTTTCTTACTACACACAATCGCATTTAGTTTTTCTATGTTAGCTTGCATGTGAATCACATCCTGCTCCaccaaaaatatttctttcagttcacTTTCAATGTTTCCTATATTTTGAATTGACAAATCTAACTCTCCACTCGGATTTTCTTTTTAGAGAGAACAATAAGTTGTTTCTGGAGATAgtcaatttcattattttctttttcgacGATTTCACTAAAATTGACAAGTTGGCGCTGGTTTCTAAGCCAGTCGTTTTGCATTGACTTAATCTCCTCTTCTTTAGTTTTGATGTCTATTTTGTAATGGTGGATTTGACGTTCGATTGGACTAAGTTCGAGTCCCTTTGATATTATTGGGTTCAATATACCCCAGATTGTTCTATTAAAGCTTCTAGATTTTTGTTGAGTAGTTGAATCGACTGCTGCTTTCTTTCGATAATCCTTATCCTGCGGTTTACTTGCGTTTCGCTGAGATTAATGTCTGCGTTTCTAGAATCAATTGCTTTCTCGAGTTCTTCCAATTTTTTAGTGTTGACTAAAAGAGCCGCGTCCGTGTCAaatttttcaagatttctttctgCTATTTTATTGTCAATTTTTTCAACTTGGGATTCCTAAAATCATTTAACATTTCTGACCAGTTCCCTTATTTGGTCGTTTAATTTTAAAGAGGTTTTTTTGCTGTATTTTGCAGCTTTTGTGGCAGACATGCGTTCttgaactttgctttttatttcattttcaagtcTTAGTTTAATTCCACATTGTTTTTCCGTTTCGGCTAAAAGAGACGCAagattttttttgtctctttgatAGGCCTAAAGTGTCAATATGAATGTTGTTTTACATGTTCGAATTTGTTCAGTCCATTTTCTGTTTCTTGTAACATGTTTGAATAGGTTGTGTATTCCACTTGGAGACAGTCATATCTGTTTTGTTCGAGGGAAATTTGCTTTTTAGTGTTGGCAATCGCGACTTGAATTCTATTAAGAACTTGAGTCAGTTTCTCGTTTGTAAATTGCTTAGCGTCAATCGATTTGTTACAATGTTGAATTTCTCCTTGGCACgtcaagatattttgttttacattacTAAATTAGATTACAAATAAAAACTTTATCGAATCTAACAATTCAGAGtacatttcatttctatttttcagTCCTGTCAACGCCAGATTCCACTGTTTGACAATTttgtctctttcttcttgttttttctgaaaaaattctCGAAATGAAAACAACTTGAATTTCTATACTTGCGTCGCGCAAAATGTCCTGAAGcgcttctttttcgtttttttgagCTATCAATTTGACGTTTAGGCTATCTAATTCCTTTTCGATTCTAGCAGCCTCCTCGCTCATACGATTTAGAAAAAAATCCTTTGATCAAAAAAACTCTCAAACTTGGGTTTGTTTATCGCTTTGATACTGATCTACTTCTTTTCGGGTCTTGTCGACTGTTCTCTGAATTACAGATGTGTCAGCGTTTTGAGATTCGTAGGCTCTCTGCACATAGAACAGTTTTAGATTCAAAATGTCTGCTTCCTTCACAAGTTTGGCGACTATACTAATATAAAGTGTCCCTCACCCTCCTTTGATTCCTCAGTGCTGGTATCTCTGAGTTTATTTGCTATCTTGCGATGCTCTTCAATTTCGTACAATGTTCTTTCATTCGTGAGAGATTTTTCGGACAACTGTTCCATAAGGTCTTCCAGCTGTGCTTGCAGAGATGCCAATTCTTGTTGTCGTTCATATAAACGCACTCcaatttcttctcttttgtctttagacttattcaattggtctttCTATGAGGAGTAATTAACTGATTTAATTAGTTCGATTCAAGTAATCATATATTAACCAATGTTGCCGATTCTAATTCGTATTTTTCTCGCTGTTTGGTCAGATGTTCGAACAGTTGTTTCTGGAAACGAATCATTAAAGGATGGTTAGGGTCCAGAATTGTAATTTCGTCAACTGATTGCATTTCGCCATTTGAATTTCTTTCCATCTCAGTAACGGTTTCTTCAATAATCTCACTCGGTGACATATCTTCAGTACAACCGTCATTTTCGTTTGATGATTTAATTTCAGAGTTATTTATAACCGAATTTTCTGCAACAAGACCTTCATTCTGATTCCTTTCTTCAAACGAGATATCTGATAAATTTTCTTGGCTCATTGAAGCTTTTTTAATAATCGATGCTTGGcaacaaaattatatacatttacctTACAGGTATATACATTgatttcatacatatttttttgtttaaatcaatTATTTTTTGTCGCATTctcaatgaaaaattaaattagcgcaatttttgattaattatattttcaataattaattttattatttgggTCTGTAGTTTGAGTCTCTAgtctttaatttatatttgataggTTAATGTTTATATATCGCTTAAAATGCAAATATGGGGCTGCTTTgctcacatcatcaaaatcagaATTATTTTCACTAGTTGCTCCATATGGTTACGATCGATCAGctaagaaatttaaaaacaattttttgtcttggtatttttctattttttgtcttGTTCGATTTCTTTGTACATTTAAGATTGTTTAGTATGTTTAATTTTCACTAGTACTTGTTTTTATGGTTTTTAATTATTGTATAGTTCCTAGAGTTTTATGCTTTCAAAATTAAGACTTTCTGTTAACGACATTTTAACAACGAAAACacgatggaaaacaaatgttgggTAGTTAACGAAATACTTCTTTTTTGTATGGATTTGTATAGCACATTCCTTAGGGTCATAAAAGAGTTATATTCCTACACGTGCCACACACGAAACGACCTTCTTTACCAACGATTTCTAGCTTTCATGGTTTTGGGCCAGTATCCGAAGTTCAATGGATACGATAAGTTATtctataataatttcttaaataaaaaataactgatTTTCTATTTGAATTGAGTTTTAAAAATGTAGCAAATGAAAGCTAGCGGataaaaatatttgtgtttttagTAGTGCCTACCAAAAAAGATTTTCTAGAACTCTGACCccgggacatcgtcgtctcagacCGATCACTGTGGACAGGATCGAACCCTTCAGAAGGATTTCCGTCGCTTTCGAAGTGAATCGAGGATCACAATTAACTGGCTTACTAAGGTCCtttgatcaataaatatcttaaatGTTTACGGACTAAATATcacaaataaaagttaaaattgagACTACACTATGCCGAGCCGCGGCTAGCACCTAattaagaaagatggaaagggCTTCTTAGCCATTCAACAAGACCAACTGACAAAAGACCATCATATGTCAATTAGCAACTAGAAGCACATCACCCCGATTCAATTCCTCTCGAAAACTGTTCCCCGCTCGTCCCGCACTTGCATTGGGTCCAGAGTCCAACATCGGGAAAAGCAGAGAAAGATCTTGAGGATTGTTACTCTAATTAATTACTctaattaactgttggtgattcttaggttaaataaaaaaacaataaactttAATTCAGGCTTTTGTTTGTGGTGTGTTTGTAATCTGAATCAAATGAGCTATTTAATCGGTGGCCGATATGCTCTACGTCGAACTCGGAATTATCTCGAGTCGGGTAAAATCATAATTCCCGAAAACATAACAAATATGATTGTCAACGAAGTCGACAGAGTAAAAACTCCCGGCCTAAGGCACGTGAATATAAGTAATTTTgcagaaattttatatattggcGAATACCTCAAATTCAgtataaaaatccaaatttacaaatCATTATTCAACGAAATCGATGTCTCGTTccaaatatacattttattactGGTTTTCtcgtttttataaattataaaagacGGAAACGAGGACTTGGTTATTGAGACGTATGGAAAGGATTCGACTGAAATTTACtcacattttttaaatttgttttcatttgtcgAGTATAATTCAAAGTTTAAAGATTTTAGAAAGCCGAAAACACACGACGATCATTATGATTACCATTTTGGGCTCAATCATCCACGTCAGTGCATTTGTGAGTGCTACGGCCAAGTTCCGTGTCCTGGTTATGTTAAATTACCGGATCATATGCGGGGAAAAATTCtcaagaacaaaaaataatttttgattgatatttaaaattatttttcctaGTTTTCTTTAAGAATTCCAAATCGGTTTGATTAtaaaaattttgattatttttgattgactttttatttcataaataaatatttaaaataatgtggAATTTTGTGGACATTAGTTTATTTAAACAACGGAATTATTCATAGTCACCTGAACTGTATTACTAAGCCATTTTTCAGTAATTCGATTATCATCAGAATAAATAGCAGGGCATTGGTAATTATATGACATCAATAtacaaaactaataaaaataacgCAAAACAAACTTTCCTAGACTTTCCGGTCAGCACAGCACCCTCGGGGGTGAATTTTCCAACCACAACCGCCTTATTTCCTCCTTCCAGTATCAAAGGCGAGTCAACAGTCGCTTCTTCAAAACAAGAAGACT from Octopus sinensis unplaced genomic scaffold, ASM634580v1 Contig10970, whole genome shotgun sequence includes:
- the LOC115228797 gene encoding coiled-coil domain-containing protein 40-like — protein: MSQENLSDISFEERNQNEGLVAENSVINNSEIKSSNENDGCTEDMSPSEIIEETVTEMERNSNGEMQSVDEITILDPNHPLMIRFQKQLFEHLTKQREKYELESATLKDQLNKSKDKREEIGVRLYERQQELASLQAQLEDLMEQLSEKSLTNERTLYEIEEHRKIANKLRDTSTEESKEENPSGELDLSIQNIGNIESELKEIFLVEQDVIHMQANIEKLNAIVCSKKAKEEELFNDTILQEKDFIKKLKVV